The proteins below are encoded in one region of Phaseolus vulgaris cultivar G19833 chromosome 1, P. vulgaris v2.0, whole genome shotgun sequence:
- the LOC137815897 gene encoding uncharacterized protein, producing MDSVVPANTVAVKASFTGVEDPEAHLTAFHTQMMLSGGSDAVCCKVFMSTLSGTALDWFVSLPTGHITSFQQFSKMFVEKYIVNKAQPLVSYDLFDVRQHQGESLKDFLNKFGAQIVRFPGKDEEMFVHAFKKGVLPGPFSESLIRTHPATFAEIRRRAVAHIVAESEVSEKRGNAAPAKPRAQARV from the coding sequence ATGGATTCGGTGGTCCCAGCCAATACAGTGGCGGTGAAGGCGTCTTTCAccggggtggaggaccctgaggcccatctcactgcgttccacactcagatgatgctctcggggGGGTCGGACGCGGTTTgctgtaaggtgttcatgagcactcttagTGGAACAGCGTTGGATTGGTTCGTCAGTTtacctactggccacattacctCATTTCAACAGTTTTCCAAAATGTTTGTTGAGAAatatatagtgaacaaggcacaaccattggtgtcttacgacctgttcgacgtaaggcagcaccaaggggagtccttgaaAGATTTCCTGAACAAATTTGGAGCTCAGATAGTCCGTTTTCCaggtaaagatgaagaaatgtttgtacatgccttcaaaaagggtgtgttacctgggccctttagtgagtcgcttatcaggactcaccccgccacgttcgctgaaatccggcgacgtgctgtggctcacatcgTCGCCGAGAGCGAAGTCTCTGAGAAAAGGGGAAACGCGGCCCCAGCTAAACCGCGCGCCCAGGCAAGGGTCTAG